A genomic window from Streptomyces broussonetiae includes:
- a CDS encoding FUSC family protein, whose protein sequence is MTWRRAFREVVRSGLTIEETRLEPLLALRTAAGVAIVVGPTLWLVSPAYAASAALGAYSAGGATFQRTWRPRKVIALGAGAGLALSTFVGYLAAGRLVTFLPLLAVWAFAAGMAWAVGSTAGIVAATTVGSMLVTITLPTSVGHALEHAGVIALGGVTQAVLILLFPIRRWGAHRDALAEALAAVADYARRLRHDPTAPFDPEPLMTARDAAAVTPSQARTRPPVLHGPRGLAERIRPVVAALADPDVGAPAEGPGRDRARELLDAAADVLDAAARSIRRGTPAEVRPGSMDVLCVDEEHEVLEGSARQAAERLVELLGEALEIAGSGCARGRTPTPPGLAGAQFLVRPTMHRLVPVVVRAVRREFRRDSPVFRHAVRLAAVATLGYLIAARLPLGHGYWAPLASVMVMRPDFHRTYARAVARFAGTLAGVALATGMVRALSPDAHVSGALAVVAAGLSYTVNRTGYAYSQCFTAAYVVFLLGMGGQAWEQTVPERVVLTLLGGALAMLAYVVFPAWETPRLPGRLADWLAANGRYAAAVLRNYAEPTREHHADMRRALLASREARAAWQEAYDRARREPVRPRGLTSREAREAQEALKGFGRAAMLMESHVPRADSRVVPEAERFAEALETDTAKAAVAVREHRNPDWGRVEEALHAWENAAGNGSPVVRREAELQKRALEDLATAVSRTPLERDVGSAREEQRVRATLAAEGNGSGPAHRGG, encoded by the coding sequence GTGACGTGGCGGCGGGCCTTCAGGGAGGTCGTGCGATCCGGGCTCACGATCGAGGAGACGCGGCTGGAGCCCCTGCTCGCGCTCCGCACGGCCGCTGGGGTGGCGATCGTCGTCGGGCCGACGCTGTGGCTGGTCTCCCCTGCGTATGCCGCGTCCGCCGCCCTCGGCGCCTACTCCGCGGGTGGGGCCACCTTCCAGCGCACCTGGCGTCCACGCAAGGTGATCGCGCTCGGCGCGGGCGCGGGTCTGGCGCTCAGCACCTTCGTGGGTTACCTGGCGGCGGGGCGACTCGTGACGTTCCTGCCGCTGCTGGCCGTATGGGCCTTTGCCGCGGGAATGGCGTGGGCCGTCGGATCGACCGCTGGGATCGTCGCAGCGACGACGGTCGGCAGCATGCTGGTGACCATCACCCTGCCCACGAGCGTCGGGCACGCCCTGGAGCACGCCGGGGTCATCGCGCTCGGGGGCGTGACGCAGGCCGTGCTGATCCTGCTGTTCCCGATCCGGCGTTGGGGAGCGCATCGTGACGCGCTCGCCGAGGCCCTGGCCGCCGTGGCGGACTACGCCCGCCGGTTGCGGCACGACCCGACCGCCCCGTTCGACCCGGAGCCGTTGATGACGGCCCGGGACGCGGCTGCCGTGACGCCGTCACAGGCCCGCACCCGTCCCCCCGTCCTGCACGGCCCGCGGGGACTCGCCGAGCGCATTCGGCCGGTCGTCGCCGCGCTCGCCGACCCGGACGTGGGCGCCCCGGCGGAGGGACCCGGGCGGGACCGCGCGCGGGAGTTGCTGGACGCGGCCGCCGACGTTCTGGATGCGGCCGCCCGTTCGATCCGCCGCGGCACTCCCGCCGAGGTGCGGCCCGGGAGCATGGACGTCCTGTGCGTCGACGAGGAGCACGAGGTGCTGGAGGGCTCCGCGCGGCAAGCCGCCGAGCGGCTCGTGGAACTGCTCGGCGAGGCGTTGGAGATCGCCGGGAGCGGCTGTGCCCGCGGGCGGACACCCACGCCGCCCGGCCTCGCCGGCGCCCAGTTCCTGGTGCGCCCGACCATGCACCGGCTGGTCCCGGTCGTCGTCCGGGCGGTCCGCCGTGAGTTCCGCCGGGACTCGCCCGTGTTCCGGCACGCCGTCCGCCTGGCGGCGGTGGCCACGCTCGGCTATCTGATCGCCGCCCGGCTCCCCCTGGGCCACGGCTACTGGGCGCCCCTCGCCTCGGTGATGGTGATGCGGCCGGACTTCCACCGGACGTACGCGCGTGCGGTGGCCCGGTTCGCCGGAACCCTGGCCGGGGTCGCGCTCGCCACCGGGATGGTGCGGGCCCTGAGCCCGGACGCCCACGTGTCCGGCGCGCTGGCGGTGGTCGCGGCGGGCCTGTCGTACACGGTGAACCGCACCGGCTACGCCTACTCCCAGTGCTTCACCGCCGCGTACGTCGTCTTCCTGCTCGGCATGGGCGGACAGGCATGGGAGCAGACAGTCCCGGAGCGGGTGGTGCTCACCCTGCTCGGCGGGGCCCTGGCCATGCTGGCGTACGTGGTGTTCCCCGCCTGGGAGACACCCCGGCTGCCGGGCCGGCTTGCGGACTGGCTCGCCGCCAACGGCCGCTACGCGGCCGCGGTGCTCCGCAACTACGCCGAACCGACCCGGGAGCATCACGCCGACATGCGCAGGGCACTGCTGGCGAGCAGGGAGGCACGTGCCGCCTGGCAGGAGGCATACGACCGGGCAAGGCGGGAACCGGTCCGCCCCAGGGGGCTGACGTCGCGCGAGGCGCGGGAGGCCCAGGAGGCGCTCAAGGGGTTCGGCCGCGCGGCGATGCTCATGGAGAGCCACGTCCCGCGGGCCGACAGCCGTGTCGTCCCCGAGGCGGAGCGGTTCGCCGAGGCCCTGGAGACGGACACGGCGAAGGCGGCAGTCGCCGTGCGCGAGCACAGGAATCCGGACTGGGGACGCGTGGAGGAGGCGCTCCACGCGTGGGAGAACGCCGCCGGCAATGGGAGCCCGGTCGTGCGGCGCGAGGCGGAACTGCAAAAACGGGCCTTGGAAGACCTCGCGACAGCCGTGAGCCGCACACCCCTGGAACGGGACGTCGGCTCTGCTCGCGAGGAGCAGCGGGTGCGGGCGACCCTGGCTGCGGAAGGTAACGGATCAGGGCCCGCGCACCGAGGTGGGTGA
- a CDS encoding glutathione-independent formaldehyde dehydrogenase → MKAAVYEGPRTVTVKDVPDAKIEHPCDIIVKITTTNICGSDLHMYEGRTSFESGRTLGHENMGQVVEVGSAVRKIQVGEYVVLPFNIACGFCKQCEQGLTNYCLTMQPEPALAGAAYGFADMGPYQGGQAELLRVPYGDFNALRLGEDAAERQTDYVMLADIFPTGYHATEMAHVKPGDQTIVFGAGPVGLMATYSALLKGAGRVWTADYQPDRLRKAEEIGAIPINTAEQNPAEVVKEATLGLGADNGCECVGYQAHDPEGHEDASLTLNGLIDSVRFTGGIGVVGVFLPQDPGGAEAQGELEAQGKVPIDFGMMWFKGQRMGTGQAPVKKYNRALRDLIAGGKAKPSFVVSHELSLDEAPTAYEHFDARDEGWTKVVLHPNGHGNGHRR, encoded by the coding sequence ATGAAAGCAGCGGTATACGAAGGACCGCGAACGGTCACAGTGAAGGACGTACCGGACGCGAAGATCGAGCACCCCTGCGACATCATCGTCAAGATCACCACCACGAACATCTGCGGTTCGGACCTGCACATGTACGAGGGCCGCACCTCGTTCGAGTCCGGCCGCACCCTGGGACACGAGAACATGGGCCAGGTCGTGGAGGTCGGCTCGGCCGTCCGCAAGATCCAGGTGGGCGAGTATGTGGTCCTGCCTTTCAACATCGCCTGCGGCTTCTGCAAGCAGTGTGAGCAGGGCCTGACCAATTACTGCCTGACCATGCAGCCGGAACCGGCGCTTGCGGGAGCCGCCTACGGATTCGCCGACATGGGGCCCTACCAGGGTGGCCAGGCGGAGCTGCTGCGCGTGCCCTACGGCGACTTCAACGCGTTGCGACTGGGCGAGGACGCCGCCGAGCGGCAGACCGACTACGTGATGCTCGCCGATATCTTCCCGACCGGCTATCACGCCACCGAGATGGCCCACGTCAAGCCGGGCGACCAGACCATCGTCTTCGGTGCCGGTCCCGTCGGGCTGATGGCGACCTACTCCGCCCTCCTCAAGGGCGCCGGCCGCGTCTGGACGGCCGACTACCAGCCCGACCGGCTGCGCAAGGCGGAGGAGATCGGGGCCATCCCGATCAACACCGCCGAGCAGAACCCGGCGGAGGTCGTCAAGGAGGCCACCCTCGGTCTGGGCGCCGACAACGGCTGCGAATGCGTCGGCTACCAGGCACACGACCCTGAGGGACACGAGGACGCCAGCCTCACGCTCAACGGCCTGATTGACTCGGTCAGGTTCACGGGCGGCATCGGCGTGGTGGGCGTGTTCCTGCCCCAGGACCCCGGCGGCGCGGAGGCCCAGGGGGAGCTGGAAGCTCAGGGCAAGGTCCCGATCGACTTCGGCATGATGTGGTTCAAGGGCCAGCGCATGGGGACCGGGCAGGCGCCGGTGAAGAAGTACAACCGGGCGCTGCGGGATCTGATCGCCGGCGGGAAGGCGAAGCCGAGTTTCGTCGTCTCCCACGAGCTCAGCCTGGACGAGGCCCCCACCGCCTACGAGCACTTCGACGCCCGTGACGAGGGCTGGACCAAGGTGGTCCTGCATCCCAACGGACACGGCAACGGCCACAGGCGGTAA
- a CDS encoding DUF1931 family protein, protein MTVMGVSKFERFFRAAASLDVDRNDLKRYGDFVDAKLYDLLVVGQASAKANGRDTVEPWDLPITKGLQESIHRFRRLDEEVELKPILEQLAAHPPLDRTPTQEAEERYPEIIGGLSVALAETFKIMYPDLKNPQTSHWEGVTAVFDRLL, encoded by the coding sequence ATGACCGTGATGGGTGTGTCGAAGTTCGAAAGGTTCTTCCGCGCCGCCGCAAGCCTCGACGTGGACAGGAACGACCTGAAGCGATACGGCGATTTCGTCGACGCCAAGCTCTACGACCTCCTGGTCGTCGGCCAGGCGTCGGCCAAGGCCAACGGCAGGGATACCGTCGAACCGTGGGATCTACCGATCACCAAGGGCCTCCAGGAGAGCATCCACCGGTTCCGGCGGCTCGACGAGGAGGTCGAGCTGAAGCCGATCCTGGAACAGCTCGCCGCGCACCCTCCCCTCGACAGGACACCCACCCAGGAGGCCGAAGAGCGCTACCCCGAGATCATCGGCGGTCTCAGCGTCGCTCTCGCCGAGACGTTCAAAATCATGTATCCGGATCTCAAGAACCCGCAGACCAGTCACTGGGAGGGCGTGACCGCGGTGTTCGACCGGCTGCTGTAG
- a CDS encoding MFS transporter, giving the protein MAFTVLMAFGTAPTPLWPLYEARDHFGATTVTVAYASMVVGAAAAFLGLGHLSDRFGRRRIIVPALLVGIVASVVLIVWRDLPGLIAGRILNGVGLGLMASTATTYLHDLYQEVRPERTGSVLPGIVATAANLGGLASGPLVAGAAAEWLPTPLITAQAIFMLAMAVCLALVLCTPETVDLELPAAQPPSRFVLRPGGRRAFGAAGALGAFAFAILGLISSLGASVLHGTLRTDSHLVVGLAAFLMFGSAAAAQLVLGRLPLPRILIVGAVVFPVGLLLCAVSLYHPALWLYLVAVSLSGAGSGLLFKGGIERAGSVAEPASRAGVLAVFFVVAYLGMGLPSVLFSIALRHFAVQTAMIGFATVLSCGAVVSVVVALRDRALGPGEFSAQSARPS; this is encoded by the coding sequence GTGGCCTTCACCGTGCTGATGGCCTTCGGCACCGCGCCGACCCCACTGTGGCCGCTGTACGAGGCCCGGGACCACTTCGGCGCGACCACGGTCACGGTGGCGTACGCCTCGATGGTCGTGGGCGCAGCGGCCGCCTTCCTAGGACTGGGACACCTCTCGGACCGGTTCGGCCGGCGGCGCATCATCGTCCCGGCGCTGCTGGTCGGCATCGTCGCGTCGGTCGTACTGATCGTGTGGCGGGACCTGCCGGGGCTGATCGCGGGCAGGATCCTGAACGGTGTCGGACTGGGGCTGATGGCCTCGACCGCGACGACGTACCTGCACGACCTGTACCAGGAGGTCCGTCCGGAACGGACGGGTTCGGTGCTGCCCGGCATCGTGGCCACCGCCGCCAACCTCGGCGGCCTGGCCTCAGGGCCCCTGGTCGCCGGAGCCGCCGCCGAGTGGCTTCCCACGCCCCTGATCACCGCCCAGGCGATCTTCATGCTCGCCATGGCAGTGTGCCTGGCGCTGGTGCTGTGCACCCCGGAGACCGTGGACCTGGAGTTGCCCGCGGCCCAACCGCCCAGCAGGTTCGTGCTGCGCCCCGGCGGCCGGCGGGCGTTCGGCGCGGCCGGCGCGCTGGGAGCCTTCGCCTTCGCGATCCTCGGCCTGATCTCCTCCCTCGGGGCGAGCGTGCTCCACGGCACCCTGCGCACCGACTCGCACCTCGTGGTCGGCCTGGCGGCCTTCCTCATGTTCGGTTCCGCGGCGGCCGCCCAGCTGGTGCTGGGCCGACTCCCACTGCCCCGGATCCTGATCGTGGGGGCAGTGGTCTTTCCGGTCGGCCTGCTCCTGTGCGCCGTCTCCCTCTACCACCCGGCACTCTGGCTCTACCTGGTCGCCGTGTCCCTGTCGGGAGCCGGCTCCGGGCTGCTGTTCAAGGGAGGAATCGAACGTGCCGGTTCAGTGGCCGAGCCCGCCTCACGCGCGGGGGTACTCGCCGTGTTCTTCGTCGTCGCGTACCTGGGAATGGGCCTGCCCTCCGTCCTGTTCAGCATCGCCCTGCGGCACTTCGCCGTGCAGACCGCGATGATCGGCTTCGCGACAGTCCTCTCCTGCGGCGCCGTTGTGTCGGTGGTCGTCGCCTTGCGGGATCGCGCACTCGGTCCCGGCGAGTTCTCGGCGCAGTCCGCTCGCCCCTCCTGA
- a CDS encoding LysR family transcriptional regulator, which translates to MELRQLEHFIAVAEELSFTRAARRLHVVQSGVSAAIRSLERELGCALFERTSQQVRLTGAGAALLPEARATLHAAQAAQDAVRAAQDTLRGTVNVGAMASVEVVDLPALLGQLHARHPAIDVRLRLATAGSAGLAHALLSGDLDVAFLSLPERKPAGIDARELATVPLVLVVSAAHPLAQRGKVALADLAGEPFVDFPPGYGNREVVDRAFAAAGIARRVALEVPDIDMGAALVRHGLGIAFLPAFAVARTPGLHVLDVLDVHSTMLLWSMHLGTSSTRRPSSALRALLDLVDLHVMAL; encoded by the coding sequence GTGGAGCTACGTCAGCTGGAGCACTTCATCGCGGTCGCCGAGGAGCTGAGTTTCACGCGCGCCGCCCGTCGACTGCACGTGGTGCAGTCAGGGGTGTCCGCCGCGATCCGCTCCCTGGAGCGCGAGCTCGGCTGTGCGCTGTTCGAGCGCACGTCGCAGCAGGTCCGGCTCACCGGGGCGGGCGCCGCGCTGCTGCCGGAGGCCCGGGCCACCCTGCACGCCGCCCAGGCCGCCCAGGACGCCGTGCGCGCCGCACAGGACACGCTGCGCGGCACGGTGAACGTGGGCGCCATGGCCTCGGTCGAGGTGGTGGACCTGCCTGCGCTCCTCGGGCAGCTGCACGCGCGGCATCCGGCGATCGACGTCCGGCTGCGGCTGGCGACGGCCGGTTCGGCGGGACTGGCGCACGCGCTGCTCAGCGGGGACCTGGACGTGGCCTTCCTGTCGCTGCCCGAACGCAAGCCCGCTGGAATCGACGCACGGGAGCTGGCCACCGTGCCGCTCGTCCTGGTGGTGAGCGCCGCCCATCCGCTCGCGCAGCGGGGAAAGGTGGCACTTGCGGACCTCGCGGGGGAGCCCTTCGTGGACTTCCCGCCGGGCTACGGAAACCGAGAGGTGGTCGACCGGGCGTTCGCGGCGGCGGGCATCGCACGCAGGGTGGCACTGGAAGTGCCCGACATCGACATGGGGGCGGCACTGGTCCGGCACGGTCTGGGCATCGCCTTCCTGCCCGCGTTCGCCGTTGCCCGCACCCCCGGCCTGCACGTCCTGGATGTCCTGGACGTCCACAGCACCATGCTCCTCTGGAGCATGCATCTCGGCACGTCGTCGACCCGGCGGCCCAGCTCGGCTCTGCGGGCACTGCTCGACCTGGTCGACCTCCACGTCATGGCCCTGTGA
- a CDS encoding helix-turn-helix domain-containing protein: protein MVGSRAYGLYHRYSDRKGSLPRGSSGRRSTAAPRRPRLPARTPAAHALLELVALSRAQFDAPDEGEILRLAMEHMVAAGPYSAEAGYLKVGGDLVPSPRNGQTHALAVGRRVRELAGQDGEVSVAGRPWGRALGLRGPGVLHGYLVVTSRSRPTEAERSLLAMLVRHTAAAMSVAFAHRRQREDALELHRLREERTALQRQLISVVAELGYERAVHALMADVAASGGGEEAVTRALHGLTGLPALVEDRFGRLRSWTGPSRPVPYPEPDPVRQDEMLHAVARQAGPVRIRDRLITLIRTHGEILGVLALVDARGEADEHTVLALRHAAASLALELTHLRSLAEVELRLHRELADDLLAGTDEASAYARSEAVGHDLHRSHSVVVVQWSNRTADDSFAQTVGRAAVAVGMRSLLTRGSDHVILITGGRPHARALYEALARETGTRSGTIGVSAPSDSLNDIPHHYQEAQRALDVRRHSRERYGTTFFDELGLYRILGPGSDYRELETFVHEWLGQLIDYDSRHHAAMVETLSRYFDCGGNYDETADSLAIHRSTLRYRLQRIRDISGHDLANVEDRLNLQVATRVWKIVLGGPG, encoded by the coding sequence ATGGTCGGCAGTCGGGCGTACGGCCTGTACCACCGCTACTCCGACCGGAAGGGCAGCCTTCCGCGGGGCAGCTCCGGGCGGCGCTCCACGGCCGCGCCCAGGCGGCCCCGCCTGCCCGCTCGCACCCCAGCCGCCCATGCCCTCCTCGAACTGGTCGCGCTCTCCCGCGCCCAGTTCGACGCTCCGGACGAAGGCGAGATCCTGCGCCTGGCCATGGAGCACATGGTCGCCGCGGGGCCGTACAGCGCCGAGGCCGGATACCTCAAGGTGGGCGGCGACCTGGTCCCCAGCCCGAGGAACGGGCAGACGCATGCCTTGGCCGTGGGCCGGAGGGTGCGGGAGCTGGCCGGGCAGGACGGCGAGGTGAGCGTAGCCGGCAGGCCCTGGGGCCGGGCCCTGGGGCTACGCGGACCCGGGGTACTCCACGGCTACCTCGTGGTCACGTCCCGCTCCCGGCCCACCGAGGCCGAGCGGTCCCTGCTCGCCATGCTCGTCCGGCACACCGCTGCCGCAATGTCAGTGGCCTTCGCGCACCGCCGCCAACGCGAGGACGCGCTGGAGCTGCACCGGCTGCGGGAGGAACGCACAGCCCTCCAGCGGCAGCTGATCTCTGTGGTGGCCGAGCTGGGCTACGAGCGAGCCGTTCACGCTCTCATGGCCGACGTGGCTGCCTCGGGTGGCGGCGAGGAAGCTGTCACCCGCGCACTGCACGGGCTCACTGGACTTCCCGCGCTGGTCGAGGACCGCTTCGGTCGGCTGAGGTCCTGGACCGGCCCCAGCCGCCCCGTCCCCTATCCCGAGCCGGACCCCGTGCGCCAGGACGAAATGCTGCACGCCGTCGCCCGTCAGGCCGGGCCGGTGCGGATAAGGGACCGGCTGATCACGCTGATCCGCACACACGGCGAGATCCTGGGCGTGCTGGCGCTGGTCGATGCCCGGGGCGAGGCCGACGAGCACACCGTACTCGCGCTTCGACACGCCGCCGCGTCGCTCGCTCTGGAGCTGACGCACCTGCGCAGTCTGGCCGAAGTGGAGCTGAGGCTGCACCGCGAGCTGGCCGACGACCTCCTGGCAGGGACGGACGAGGCGAGCGCCTACGCCCGGTCCGAGGCAGTAGGACACGACCTGCACCGCAGCCACTCCGTCGTCGTGGTGCAGTGGTCGAACCGGACCGCCGACGATTCCTTCGCACAGACCGTGGGGCGGGCGGCCGTTGCGGTGGGCATGCGCTCGCTGCTGACCCGCGGCTCCGACCACGTCATCCTCATCACTGGCGGCAGGCCGCACGCCCGCGCGCTGTACGAGGCGCTCGCCCGGGAGACCGGGACACGGTCCGGGACGATCGGGGTGAGCGCCCCTTCCGACTCCCTGAACGACATCCCCCACCACTACCAGGAGGCGCAGCGCGCCCTGGACGTGCGCCGCCACTCCCGCGAGCGCTACGGCACGACGTTCTTCGACGAGCTCGGCCTCTACCGCATCCTGGGACCCGGCAGCGATTACCGGGAACTGGAGACGTTCGTCCACGAGTGGCTCGGGCAGCTCATCGACTACGACTCCCGGCACCACGCGGCCATGGTGGAGACCCTGTCCCGGTACTTCGACTGCGGCGGCAACTACGACGAGACCGCCGACTCCCTCGCGATCCACCGCAGCACGCTGCGCTATCGGCTCCAGCGCATCCGCGACATCAGCGGCCACGACCTCGCGAACGTCGAGGACCGGCTGAACCTCCAGGTGGCGACCCGAGTGTGGAAGATCGTGCTGGGCGGACCCGGCTGA
- the dnaK gene encoding molecular chaperone DnaK, giving the protein MAKAVGIDLGTTNSVIAVWEGGEPSVVPNSEGNRTTPSVVAFTDTGERLVGQLARRQAILNPKGTIYSAKRFIGRHFDEISDEARAVAYDVVEGDGGAARFKVRDKLYAPEEISAQVLRKLADDASKQLGERVTEAVITVPAYFNDAQRTATKDAGRIAGLEVLRIINEPTAAALAYGMDKKEHETVLVFDLGGGTFDVSILDVGDGVVEVRSTAGDSHLGGDDFDRRLVDYLADDFQKENGIDLRKDPQALQRLFEAAEKAKTELSSVTQTQVSLPFITADASGPKHLTDSIMRSTFEQITGDLVERCLGPVEQAMADAKVGESDIDEVILVGGSTRIPAVQALVRRLTGGKEPNMSVNPDEVVALGAAIQAGVLKGEVKDVLLLDVTPLSLGVETRGGVMTKIVERNTTIPVRRSETFSTAEDNQPAVDVVVLQGERERAADNRALGRFQLTDIRQAPRGEPQVEVTFDIDANGILNVKARDRDTGKEQGITISESSNLDRSEVERMVQEAERNQGQDQALREAVDARNELDAVAYQVEKRLAELGDAAPAHERARAEMLVSDARAAVKEEAGVERVRPLTSELQQVLAGLAAHQGAAATGGGPGQDADTGGPTSGGGGDDDVIDAEFDKG; this is encoded by the coding sequence ATGGCCAAGGCAGTGGGCATCGACCTGGGCACCACCAACTCGGTGATCGCCGTGTGGGAGGGCGGCGAGCCGTCCGTCGTGCCCAACAGCGAGGGCAACCGCACGACACCGTCCGTGGTGGCCTTCACCGACACCGGGGAACGTCTGGTGGGCCAGCTGGCCCGGCGCCAGGCGATCCTCAACCCCAAGGGCACCATCTACTCGGCCAAGCGGTTCATCGGCCGGCACTTCGACGAGATCTCCGACGAGGCCAGGGCGGTGGCGTACGACGTCGTCGAGGGCGACGGCGGGGCGGCCCGCTTCAAGGTGCGCGACAAGCTGTACGCGCCTGAGGAGATCAGCGCACAGGTGCTGCGCAAACTCGCCGACGACGCGTCCAAGCAGCTGGGGGAGCGGGTCACGGAGGCGGTCATCACGGTGCCCGCCTACTTCAACGACGCTCAGCGCACCGCGACCAAGGACGCCGGACGGATCGCCGGGCTGGAGGTGCTGCGCATCATCAACGAGCCGACGGCGGCCGCCCTCGCGTACGGCATGGACAAGAAGGAGCACGAGACCGTCCTCGTCTTCGACCTGGGCGGCGGCACCTTCGACGTGAGCATCCTCGACGTCGGCGACGGCGTGGTGGAGGTGCGCTCCACCGCCGGTGACAGCCACCTGGGCGGCGACGACTTCGACCGGCGTCTGGTGGACTACCTCGCGGACGACTTCCAGAAGGAGAACGGCATCGACCTGCGCAAGGACCCGCAGGCGCTGCAACGACTGTTCGAGGCGGCGGAGAAGGCCAAGACCGAGCTCAGTTCGGTGACGCAGACGCAGGTCAGCCTGCCGTTCATCACCGCCGACGCCTCGGGCCCCAAGCACCTCACCGACTCGATCATGCGGTCCACCTTCGAGCAGATCACCGGCGACCTGGTGGAGCGCTGCCTGGGACCGGTGGAGCAGGCGATGGCCGACGCGAAGGTCGGCGAGAGCGATATCGACGAGGTCATCCTGGTCGGCGGTTCCACCCGCATCCCCGCCGTCCAGGCCCTGGTCCGCCGGCTGACCGGCGGCAAGGAACCCAACATGAGCGTCAACCCCGACGAGGTCGTGGCCCTGGGCGCCGCGATCCAGGCCGGGGTGCTCAAGGGCGAGGTCAAGGACGTCCTGCTGCTCGACGTCACACCCTTGTCGCTGGGCGTGGAGACGCGCGGCGGAGTGATGACGAAGATCGTCGAGCGGAACACCACCATCCCGGTGCGTCGCAGCGAGACCTTCTCCACCGCGGAGGACAACCAGCCGGCCGTCGACGTGGTGGTGCTGCAGGGCGAGCGCGAGCGGGCCGCCGACAACCGGGCGCTGGGCCGGTTCCAGCTCACCGACATCCGGCAGGCGCCGCGGGGCGAACCACAGGTCGAGGTCACCTTCGACATCGACGCCAACGGCATCCTCAACGTCAAGGCCCGCGACCGGGACACCGGCAAGGAACAGGGCATCACCATCAGCGAGAGCTCCAACCTGGACCGCAGTGAGGTCGAACGCATGGTCCAGGAGGCCGAGCGCAACCAGGGACAGGACCAGGCACTCCGCGAGGCCGTCGACGCCCGCAATGAACTCGACGCCGTCGCGTACCAGGTCGAGAAGCGTCTCGCCGAACTGGGCGACGCGGCGCCCGCGCACGAGAGGGCACGCGCCGAGATGCTCGTGTCCGACGCCCGGGCGGCGGTCAAGGAAGAGGCGGGCGTGGAGCGTGTGCGGCCTCTGACCTCCGAACTCCAGCAGGTGCTCGCCGGGCTGGCGGCCCATCAGGGCGCCGCCGCCACGGGCGGCGGTCCCGGCCAGGACGCCGACACCGGCGGTCCCACGAGTGGCGGTGGCGGTGACGATGATGTCATCGACGCCGAGTTCGACAAGGGCTGA
- a CDS encoding nucleotide exchange factor GrpE: MPTHPQEPDRAASDPGVRVPEGAGRRPRGDLPQPGPPRPEAANGEPGPDAAGPAPAEDEYTTAIQELEDRWRRALADLDNLRKRHARELERERAVERSRTAAAFLPVLDNLELALTHAGADPGAIVEGIRAVRDQAVNVLELLGYPRHAETGVAFDPARHEVVGVVQDPGAPPGTVIEVLRPGYGDGERQLRPAAVTVAKRE; this comes from the coding sequence ATGCCCACCCACCCCCAGGAACCCGACCGGGCCGCGTCGGATCCGGGCGTACGGGTCCCGGAAGGCGCCGGACGCCGTCCTCGCGGGGATTTGCCCCAACCGGGCCCGCCCCGGCCCGAAGCGGCGAACGGCGAACCGGGACCTGATGCCGCCGGCCCCGCGCCTGCCGAGGACGAGTACACGACCGCGATCCAGGAACTGGAGGACCGCTGGCGGCGCGCACTCGCCGACCTCGACAACCTTCGCAAGCGTCACGCCAGGGAACTGGAGCGTGAACGGGCGGTCGAGCGGTCCCGCACGGCGGCCGCCTTCCTCCCCGTCCTCGACAACCTCGAACTCGCCCTGACCCACGCCGGCGCCGATCCGGGCGCGATCGTGGAGGGCATCCGGGCCGTACGCGACCAGGCGGTGAACGTCCTCGAACTGCTCGGCTACCCGCGGCATGCGGAGACCGGCGTCGCCTTCGACCCGGCCCGGCACGAGGTGGTCGGTGTCGTCCAGGACCCCGGCGCTCCACCGGGCACCGTCATCGAGGTGCTGCGCCCCGGCTACGGGGACGGCGAACGGCAGCTCAGGCCCGCCGCCGTGACGGTCGCGAAGCGGGAGTGA